One segment of Babesia bigemina genome assembly Bbig001, chromosome : II DNA contains the following:
- a CDS encoding proteasome A-type and B-type family protein, putative gives MERHTDFNPYVNNGGTVVSAVWNNCAVIAADTRLSVGYAIHSRNASKLKKLTSTCVLGTAGMQADMIALQVTLMREIEMYKSKQYKEPPFRVIAQLLSTILYSRRFFPYYTFNILCGVDENGQGITCGFDAIGNYGFEPYMAKGTSAALITSVLDNHLTSRNQEKHEEVKSLEELINVVKGAISSAVERDIYTGDCAEVIVIDSMVHEPIRMPMRAD, from the exons ATGGAGAGGCACACCGACTTCAACCCGTATGTAAATAACGGAGG AACCGTTGTTTCCGCGGTCTGGAACAACTGCGCGGTGATCGCCGCCGACACCCGGCTGTCGGTGGGCTACGCGATCCACTCGCGGAACGCCTCCAAGCTCAAGAAGCT GACGTCGACCTGCGTGCTCGGCACGGCTGGAATGCAGGCGGACATGATCGCTCTGCAAGTGACCCTCATG CGCGAAATTGAGATGTACAAGAGCAAGCAGTACAAGGAGCCGCCGTTCCGCGTGAtcgcgcagctgctgtcTACGATACTGTACAGCCGGAGATTCTTCCCGTACTACACGTTTAACATCCTCTGCGGCGTCGACGAGAACG GCCAGGGCATTACTTGCGGGTTCGACGCCATCGGGAACTACGGCTTCGAGCCGTACATGGCCAAGGGTACCAGCGCGGCGCTGATCACCTCAGTTTTGGACAACCAC TTGACCAGCCGCAACCAGGAGAAGCACGAGGAAGTCAAGTCCCTCGAGGAGCTCATCAACGTGGTGAAGGGCGCCATCAGCAGCGCGGTGGAGCGCGACATCTACACAG GTGACTGCGCCGAGGTAATCGTCATCGACTCCATGGTACACGAACCAATTCGCATGCCGATGCGAGCCGATTAA
- a CDS encoding splicing factor, arginine/serine-rich 3, putative, whose translation MGGAEESARVYVGNLPDTCSPKDVEAEFQKFGKLTSCELKKNVGGAAFAFLEFEDPRDARDAIKEKDGADFLGKRLRVETPFGSKDDGRGNRRRGPGPPRRGRYLIEVTGLPPSGSWQDLKDHMREAGECAHADVFRGGVGEVSFYSRSDMEYAIDKFDGSTFKSHEGEKAKIRVREWRPNYRSRSRSGSHHRRRRSHGRERERSRRSPYSRGRSIDRSREREREHRHRSRSDSYGRRR comes from the exons ATGGGGGGGGCAGAGGAATCCGCCAGGGTATACGTCGGCAACCTGCCGGACACGTGCAGCCCTAAAGACGTCGAAGCCGAATTCCAGAAGTTCGGAAAACTGACCAGCTGCGAGCTCAAGAAAAACGTCGGGGGCGCGGCGTTCGCGTTTCTCGAGTTCGAGGACCCGCGCGATGCACGCGACGCCATTAAGGAGAAGGACGGTGCTGATTTCCTTGGCAAACGTCTGCGCGTGGAGACCCCCTTCGGCTCTAAGGACGACGGGCGTGGCAACCGCAGGCGTGGCCCCGGCCCTCCACGCCGCGGCCGCTACTTGATTGAG GTTACTGGGCTCCCTCCCAGCGGCAGTTGGCAAGACCTGAAGGACCACATGAGGGAGGCCGGCGAGTGCGCCCACGCTGATGTGTTCCGCGGAGGCGTCGGTGAAGTTTCCTTCTACTCACGAAGCGACATGGAATACGCCATTGACAAGTTCGACGGGTCGACCTTCAAGTCCCACGAGG GTGAGAAGGCGAAGATTCGCGTCCGCGAGTGGAGGCCCAACTACAGAAGCCGCAGCAGGAGCGGGTCacaccaccgccgcaggCGCTCGCACGGAAGGGAACGTGAAAGGAGTCGGCGAAGCCCGTACAGCAGGGGACGGAGCATCGATCGCAGTCGTGAGCGCGAACGCGAGCACAGACACCGTTCCAGGTCGGACTCATACGGACGCCGCCGATAA